The Tenrec ecaudatus isolate mTenEca1 chromosome 4, mTenEca1.hap1, whole genome shotgun sequence region GGCCCGTGGTGTGCGCCACGCGGCTCTGCAGCTCCTGCAGCAGGGCCCGCGCCTCGCGCACGCCGCCCAGCACCTGCGTCTTGGTGCCCTCCCCGACCAGGCGCAGCTGCTCCTGCAGGTCCTGCGCGCGCAGGGCCACCTGGTCCAGCAGCTCCTCCGTGTAGGGCGTCAGCTGCTGCCGCAGCCCGGCCAGATTCCAGCCCACGTGCTCGTGCACCTCGGCCATGTAGGGCTCCAGGCGGTCCCTCACCACGGCCAGCTCAGCCTGCAGCTGCTGCCGCATGGCCTCGGGGTCCTCTGGGAGGCCGGGAGGCTCCCGCCCCTGCCCGCTCAAGGGGCCCAGCTTATCCAGCAGCTTGTCCATGTTGCTGAGGTCGCCCTCAAGGCCATCTTTCAGACTCCTAGAGGAGGGGATAGACATCCAGGTCATTGGATGACTAACCTCTAAGACCAGAACCATCTCCTTTGCCTCGGAGACACTGCACACGTATCCCCTGGGGGCCACCAAGACTCTAAGGCTGCAGACTGAGGACGCGGGGGTCCTGTTCCTAAGCCCAGGCTAGCCAGGACGCCCCGCTTCACAGAGAGGACGTCTCACCTGCTGATACACATCAACCACCACACCGCCCAAGAAAGCACCATAGAGGCACCCCCACTCACACAACCTCTGTTCTGGGGCCACAGAAGCGCCTTCTGCCTGATCCCAGGACTCACACCCCAGTGTAGGGTAAGGCAGTGACAGTCCTGGCGGGTACAGAGCGCTGCAGATCCCAAGCTGGCCAGGATCAGTGAGCACACTCCGCCAGACCTTGGTCAGTGACGGCTATAGAAGTTGAGGAATCAGAGGCGACTTATCATCTCTCGGCCCCCTTCGCCCACAGCCCTTGCCCTCCTGGCCACTCACGTGGGTGCCCTTGCCAGCTTCTGTTGCTGGACCTGCTCCATCTTGCCTTTGTCCCTGCTGCTCTGGCTGAAGTAATCCCAGAAACCTTTCTGTGCCTGTGTGGCAGAAGACACTGTAGAGAGATGGGGTGATTAAGGGCCAAGCTCTTCCCCTCAGGCATACAGCCCCTCTGTCCAGCCTGCACCCCACCAGAGGCCAGGTTTGGGGACCCACCTGAGAAGAGGGTCAGCACCCCGAACAGAACGGCAGCCCTGCTCGCCATCGTCCGCTCCGCAAAGAAGGAGACCTGGTTGAGGGGAGGTACACAACCAGGGTTGTCTGTCATGGTGCATGGCCTCCCTCAGAACCCTGCCAACCCTTCTTTGGGGCCCGAGAAGGAAGGGGTGTCTCGctaggaggtggggggaggaggacctccccctgcgccatcctcatccCAGCCTCGTGATGTGTGTGAATGGGGAGGGAGCTCAAAACCGCTTTATAAAagtcctcccccaccaccctgcaCAAGGCCCGGGAGAGCCCCTGAAACCCCTCCTGTCACCCTCCCTCATCGTCCAACCTGCCCTTGAACggttggggaaactgaggcatacCAAGAGGGGGGGGGAAGGCAACGCTGCCAACGAGCTCCAGGATGTCCTCGCGTCTTCCTTCCACGTCCAGCCTTCGGCTGagcactctccccccaccctcctgcccggctactccctggctccagtctggGCGCCCAGAGCAGACAATCGGCTTTATACTCCAGGGCCTGGAGCCTGGCAACAACTCTCTGAGTAAACACCACGTGGCGGGTCAAAGAAGATGACCTCGGTTGCCCCCATGCTCGCTCACCTGCTGCCTTTTCCACCGGCACCCAGAGGGTTAACAGTATTCTGGTGTCAGGGGGCTGCCCCAGTAGAGGGACTTCCGGAAAGTTTTACTGGGAGTGGACTTGCCCTCCAGACCCCATGCCCTTCAACCTTTCCACGGGCCTGTTGGCTGGCCCAGCACATTGAGACAAGCCTGTTTGTCCACTGAGGGCCCCTGTCTTACTCAACTGCCCTGAGTCACCGCACCCAAGACAGGCATGGCCAGAACTGGGCAGCCTGTGACTGAGGACTGGATGAACCAGCACTGCTACGGTCTGGATCCTCCCCCAACCTGCTGGGTGAAATGCTTCTGGGTCTGGATCCTCCCCCAACCTGCTGGGTGAAATGCTTCTGGGCCCagcaaggggaggaaggggaggaaagggaggcGGAGAGGAGGGGGTGAGAGACTTCTGAGCCTGAGGAGGTGGAGCAGGAGCAGGGTGCTTGCTGTGGTGAAAGTTGGACTCCCCTCAGGAGGTCTCTAATGAGGGGAAGTAAAAGCGCCTCGCTCTCTGTAGGATGACATGCCCACTTCAGATACGTATGCACATGCATTGCTAGCTCCTGATGCTCGCTCCTCCGTGTTTCCTGGTTCCGTCCTCCGCCCTCACAGATCGAGTTGTTTCGCCCCGGATTGCATCCATGGCCACCTCCCGCGGTCCTCTCTGCACAGGCCTGGCCATCCAATCCTTTATCTGCTGTAGCTCATCCTAACCCAATTCCAGTCGCACCTCCTGAGGAAAAATAATCCTGACTTTGCTTGACCTCACTGCCTCTTTCCGGCTCCTGGCTCCTTTGTTTATGCCATTGCCTTTACTTGAAAGATCTgatcccctagagcagtggttctcaaccttcctaaagccgcagccctttaatacagttcctggtgttgtggtaaccccaaccttaaaattatttttgtttctacatcataactgtaattttgctactgttacgagttgggcgatccctgtgaaagggtcatttgaccccctaagggggtctcgacccacaggttgagaaccgctgcgctaATGGatgtgtgaggagccctggtggtgcagtggctccttgttgggctgttaactgcacagtcagcagttcgaaaccagcagcttctctgaggagaaagagctttctactcccagaaaggagTACAatctcagaactcacaggggcagttctacccagtcctgtagggtcgctgtgggtcagcagagacttgactcaatggcagtgactttgagtttCATGAATATCATTTGAATCAGACATGTTTTATATTGACTAGAATCCAGTTCAGCTACCAAGAGACCAAAAAtgcaaagaggaaagaaaaagaaggcagAATGTAatttaagcaaaacaaaatcttatTTTCCTCTCCTGCGTGGTTAAGTGTcatcgagtcggttccgaccTAGAGAGAGCGACTGGGTGCACAACAGCGCCCGGTCCTGCCCCGTGATCACAACTGttcctgcgcctgagcccatCGCTGCCACTGCTGTGTCACTGCAGCCACTGAGCGCCTTcctttccgctgcccctccacgtgACCTAAGCATGACGCCCCTCCTCAGGcaccggtctctcctgaaaacatgtcccaggtcttgctatccttgcctctaagcgaCACTCTCTGGTGTTCTTCTTGCAAGACGGATCGGTTGGTCGTTtgtgcagcccatggtactttcaatatccttctcccaCACACAAGTCAAACTCCTGGCTTGTTCTTTAGCCTTCCTTATGCAGTGTCTAATTCCCAGGCATTTGagacgattgaaaataccctggcttgggggaGGCACActatagccctcaaagtaacatcttcgcTTTCCAACACGAAAGAGGTCttcttgcagcagatttacccaacgcaacACGCCTTTGGATCTCCTGACCGCTGCTTTCacggacattgattgtggatccaagcaagacataatcctcataatccttgacaacgtctatcttttctcagtttattatgatgttacctactgatccACTTGTGGTTCTTGCCACGGAATCATCGTCcacactgcaggctgcaatccttgatcttcatcagcaaatacttccagtcctcctcacttcagcaagcaagttaTCTGCATATTCaacattgttaataaaccttcctcagctcctgatgccacattcttcataggctccagcttctccgatgatgtgctcagcacacagattagaTAAGCTTGGTGGGAGAAGATGCAACCCTgccacacgcctttcctgattttaagccgcgCAGTATGTCCTTGTCCTGTTTACCCCGCTGTTTCTTGATgcatgtgcaggttctgcatgagcacaatgaagtattctggaatccccTTTTTCTCAAGGCCATcatagtctgttatgatccatacGGTCGAGTGGCTTGGCAAAGTtggtaaagcacaagtaaacatctttctggtattttctgctttcagcgaaGATCCATCTGTTACCAGCAACGATACACCTTttcccatatcctcttctgaatccaacctgaacctctgcccgctccctgtcagtgtactgctgcaacgattgttggatggtcttcagcaaacttGACTCGATGTGATATCAGTGGTGTGGTCTCTTGTCTCTGCTGTAACCATCGCTTCTGTCCTGTTGCACTCTCAGCCTCAACCAGCCACTGAGGTCCACTTGTTTGATTCCCTGACCGCCACTGCGATCCGCACAGTCCATGGGCACTGACTGTGGAGCCGGGTAAAATCAAATTCATAACTTTACTCAAAACTttacccttaaaaaaaatcattttattgggggctcttacagcgcttagaacaatccactgtgtcaagcacatgtgtacatgtattgccatcatctttttcaaaacattttctttctacttgagcccttggtatcagctcctcttttttaaaaggatcattttcttgggggctcagacagctcttctcacaatccatccatccatccattgtgtcaaacacgtcagtacatttgttgccctcatcattctcaaaacattttctttctacttgagcccttggtatcagctcctcgtttttcccctctctccccgaccCTCcgaccctcatgagcctttgataaattataaattgttattattttcatatcttacaccatgttACACATGTCTTCCTTCATCATGTTTCTGGGTGGGgagggttatacattgatcattgccgtcggttccccctttctccccgcaccccccccccaccctcctggtatcgctgctcccatTGGACAGCTTTACTCTTTGCTCAGTTGTGAGTGATGTTCTCATTGGTAGAGCCGTGAGGACTTTTGTGGTCTTCATATTGCAGCATAAGCCCTACTAAGGCGGTagcctttgatctttatcagtaagtaggGAGGTCTTCTTCACATCCAAagcaggctgtgtcatctgcttatcaaaGGCTGTTCACGAGTCTTTCTCTAATTCTGATGCCCCCTTCTTCTTCATGGAGTCTAGTTTCTCAGCTTATATGCACAGCCTACAGGTGAGATGTGTCGGGGAAAAGATaccaccctgccccagctcccccgGATTTGGAACTGCTCAGTGTCCCCTTGTTTGTTTGAAAGACTGCCACTAGTGCCGGGGCTTCGCATGTGCACAAAGATGTGTTCTAGAATTCTCCTTCTTGTTAATGTTATCCACCatctgctatgatccacacagtccaatgcctttgtaTTACTGATAAAATGCAGGTGAacgtatttctggtattctctgcgttTGGGCAAGAACTATCTGACATCAGAATTGACACCTCTcaatccatgtcctcttctggatctggtaCTTCCCTGTTGGGGTAACTGCTGCaattatttttgaattatcttgagaaaagttttacttgcgtgtgatgttAACTATATTGTTCAATCATTTCTGCATCCTATTGGATCACTGACACCCCCCCCCTGCATTTTAATTGTGCATTCGGTGAGGCTTTACCtctcagatcatcatttttgcattcaCCAACTTAGATTCCTTTTCGAGCCTCCCAATAGCTTGCCCTgttttctctctccccctttccccgTCTCCCTGCTGTATCATATAATCTTCCTCTTCGCCCAACGTAACACCTGCCTACTAGCCTGTTGCttctctttcctccctctcctctcaccCCCAACAACCATCGAAGTCTGTTTCTGTTATGTGAACAtctttttcttgatttaaaacatCACAACAGTGGTCCCATATAgtactgtccttttgtgatgcacTAACTTCCCTCACCATACTGTCCTGCAAATCCATCCATGTCACGAGGTGTTTCCATTTCAATCTCTTTAATAACGTGTAGTTTTCCTTATGcaccaaagtttatttatccattcctccaccAGTGGGCATGGCGGTTGTTTCCATCttgttgctattgtgaataatgctgcaatgaacGGGGGTGAGcaaatacaagggggtaccccccaaaacctggaattcccctccccaccccaaagctatgtatttaatttttttcccaaaacaacCTTTTTTTCACAGGACTCTCCATTACTTAAGTCATTGGTCAaacctgcgattccattcttggaaacagttttgaaactcatctgtttggacggctgacagcacctcccttatttcttccttccttcccttcttctatgtcatcaaatcgctgtcctttcctgtccttcttcattTTCAGAGACAAAAAGAAGCTGCAgggagcaaagtcaggtgagtaaggtgtgtgggacaagagaggcacgcTGTGTTTTttcaaaaactggcgcactgcgATGATtgtttgagcaggtgcattgtcgtggtggcaaaaccagtctgccacaaatcaggccttttttgtctcacactgttatgcaatcttttcagaacctctaaatagaaagcccaTACATggactttattattattgttcctATTTGATTGAATGTGTTTATGAAGAATGGGTGTTCGCTTCTGTcagatgccttttctgcatcaaatggtttcattgtgtcatttttttcttttgttttgcttattgGATGAATTGATTGTTTTCCTAATGCTTAACCATCTTTGCACACCTGAGATGATCCCCATTTGCCTGGAATTAGTATCAGGGTTATGTTTGCTTCACAAAATGAATTTGGGGCCTTGCCATCCTTTTCTGTATTCTGGAATAATTTGAATAGAATCGATGTCAACTcttttctgaatgtttggtagaattccccagtagatcacctttctttggaatggacataaagatctcttctagtcagctgATTTCTTGGCAAAGACTACTGAGCACGTTCAGTGTTATATCTTTTTGTTAAAGCATCGCAATTGAAATTGTGTCCATTCCTAGAGTCTTggttttcaccaatgccttcaatgcagcttggacttcttccttcattctAGTTGGCTCTTGATcttatgctacctcctgacacGGTCAGCACTGACCAGTTGTTTGGGGTACAGTGATtcggtgtattccttccatcttctttgatgcttccttcatgaTTCAATATTTCCCCCATCAAGCTTTTCAATCGTGCAACGGGAGGCttgtactttttctttcttttgttctttcaacttgagactgtgtttttcctttgattttctaactccaggtctttgaacattttattataatattttactttgtcttctcaagcgaccctttgaaattttctgtgtaGCCATTTTTAGATTAATAATACCTTGGGGTTATGGTATTAGAAGTTGGAGGAAATGAGACGCTAATAATAattggtacaagaatgaagaaaacgtagggccggccccaccaccagACACagcattccctcactgacccatagcgtaaCTGGGAACAGCACTGGAGGCCCTGTGGGGAAAGTGTGCCATGTCTGTCCCCTGCACAGCAGGGTGAAACTCAAAGGGA contains the following coding sequences:
- the APOA5 gene encoding apolipoprotein A-V gives rise to the protein MASRAAVLFGVLTLFSVSSATQAQKGFWDYFSQSSRDKGKMEQVQQQKLARAPTSLKDGLEGDLSNMDKLLDKLGPLSGQGREPPGLPEDPEAMRQQLQAELAVVRDRLEPYMAEVHEHVGWNLAGLRQQLTPYTEELLDQVALRAQDLQEQLRLVGEGTKTQVLGGVREARALLQELQSRVAHTTGRVKELFHPYAQRLVAGIGHHVQELHRSVAPHAPVSPARLSRCVQGLSRKLTRQAKTLHARIQQNLDQLRDELSAYVRAGAEGAEEGAAPDPQALSEEVRQRLQAFRHDTFLQIAAFTRAIDRETEEMQQQLAPPPPSHSAFAPEFQQADRGKALGKLQTRLDNLWEDINHSLHGQDPSRLGEA